Genomic segment of Nostoc sp. TCL240-02:
TTTTTTCTGCTGCTTGCCGCGCTAAAAGTAAAACTTCTTCATCGTCAACCAAACTCGCTAAGGTAAAATCTGGCACTCCAGATTGACGAGTTCCCAGTACTTGCCCTGGGCCACGAAAACGCATATCCATCTCAGAGATGAAAAAACCATCCTGAGATTGTTCTAATACCTTCAGCCGTTGTTGAGCATCAGGACTCCTAGAACTGCTCATCAACAAACAGTAGGATTGAGCCGCGCCACGACCGACACGCCCCCGCAGTTGGTGCAATTGTGATAAACCAAATCGCTCTGCATTTTCGATGAGCATGACTGTAGCATTAGGTACGTCTACACCCACCTCAACAACGGTAGTAGAAACTAAAACCTGTGTTTGGTTATCACGGAATTTGGTAATAGATTCGTCCTTTTCAGATGAACTCATGCGACCGTGGAGCAGCCCTACTTGAAAATCGGGAAAAACGCTTTCTTGTAACTTTTGATGCTCATCAACAGCCGATCGCAAATCCAGTTTTTCTGATTCCTCCACCAAGGGCAAAACCACATAAACTTGCCTACCTTGGGCAATTTCTCGACGGATGAGGTCGTAAGCATGGTTGCGTTGCTGACCCGATAATACTGTTGTTTGAATCTTTTGCCGTCCTGGTGGTAACTCATCAATTTGGCTCACATCCAAATCCCCATGTATCGTCAGTGCCAAGGTTCGGGGAATCGGGGTAGCTGTCATAGTTAACACGTGTGGTTGTTCGCCTTTTTGCTGCAAACGCGCCCGTTGTTCTACCCCAAAACGATGCTGCTCATCTATCACCACTAACCCCAGTTGTTGGAAGTTTACAGAGTCTTGAATTAAGGCATGAGTTCCCACTAACAGAGGTAATTCACCAGTTCCTAACTGAGAATGGATTTGTCTTCGTTTAGCAATTTTAGTAGAACCTGTCAGTAATTCCACTGGTAAATGCAAGAGGTTAAACCAGCTAACTAATTTACGATAATGTTGTTCTGCTAAAACTTCCGTGGGAGCCATCAGCGCTGCTTGGTAGCCAGATTGAATTGCTGCGAGGATAGCTAGCACGGCGACGACCGTTTTACCTGAACCTACATCACCTTGCACCAAACGATTCATTGGCACAGGTTTTTGTAAATCGTTGAGGATGTGGTTGAGAACTCGTTGCTGTGCGCCAGTGAGTTTAAAAGGCAGTATTTCGTAAAATTTTTCTACAAGTTGACCTCGCGGGACGAGGATGGCGCTAGTTTGAATCGCTCTTGCTTGCTGCTGACGTTGCAGTAAACCAAGTTGCAGGTAGAAAAATTCATCAAAGACTAGGCGACGACGGGCAACTTGTAGGACGGCGCTATCGCTGGGAAAATGGATGTTAGCGATCGCATCTTTCAATTCCATCAAACCATACTTCTGTCGCAAACCACTTGGCAAAGGGTCTTTTAGGCTAGCCGCAGCAGGTAAAGCAGCAATTACCGCTTGTCGGACTGTATTTGCCACAACGCCTTCAGTCAATCCATAAATTGGCACTACTCGCCCAATATTCAACGACTCAATCGAATCTCCTGGATTTGCCAAAACCTCTAGTTCTGGATTATCAAGCGTCAAGCCGTATTTACTTTCTTTCACCAACCCACACGCCGCCAGAATACTACCCACTGGATAACGACGTTTTAAACTTTCTTGCCAAGCGCGACTACTAAAGCGCGTACCTGCGTAAAAACGACCAATTTTGATTTGACCGCTATTATCTTTTACGACCAGTTCTAAAATTGATAATTTCTGATTTTTAGGGCTACTAAAGCAGTTACAACGCTTCACTGTAGCCACTATTGTCACCGTCTCACCTGCCTGTAACTCGCGGATATTCACCTGACGCGCATAATCAATGTGGTCACGAGGATAATAGAAAAGCAAGTCGCGGACGGTGTGTAAACCAAGCCGTGCTAAATTATCAGCTTTTTTAAAGCCTATTTCTGGTAAATCACTGAGTTTTTGCTCAATTTTTGGTGCAAGTCTCCGACTCACCTCAGTAAAAATTGGAGATTTTTGGTCGCGCCTTTGGTGCGCTGGAAGCGCAACTTGGATTTTAGCTTGATAAGTTTTCCCCTGCTCCCCTGCTCCCTTGCTCCCCTGCTTCCCCTCCTCCCCTTCCTCCTGCTGGAGTTGTGATAGATACCTCCGAGTTTCTGCTACTAAATGTTGTCTTTCTTCCAGCGCTAGATGTGGATAACTAGCAAATTGCACTGCTAGTCCTTGCCAGCGGCGGCGTTCAGTTTGGGGTAAGCCTGT
This window contains:
- the recG gene encoding ATP-dependent DNA helicase RecG, whose amino-acid sequence is MTNEKPDWIRLHKALAIEAERGFTDLVGREYRFSEFLSLTLGKFPTGLPQTERRRWQGLAVQFASYPHLALEERQHLVAETRRYLSQLQQEEGEEGKQGSKGAGEQGKTYQAKIQVALPAHQRRDQKSPIFTEVSRRLAPKIEQKLSDLPEIGFKKADNLARLGLHTVRDLLFYYPRDHIDYARQVNIRELQAGETVTIVATVKRCNCFSSPKNQKLSILELVVKDNSGQIKIGRFYAGTRFSSRAWQESLKRRYPVGSILAACGLVKESKYGLTLDNPELEVLANPGDSIESLNIGRVVPIYGLTEGVVANTVRQAVIAALPAAASLKDPLPSGLRQKYGLMELKDAIANIHFPSDSAVLQVARRRLVFDEFFYLQLGLLQRQQQARAIQTSAILVPRGQLVEKFYEILPFKLTGAQQRVLNHILNDLQKPVPMNRLVQGDVGSGKTVVAVLAILAAIQSGYQAALMAPTEVLAEQHYRKLVSWFNLLHLPVELLTGSTKIAKRRQIHSQLGTGELPLLVGTHALIQDSVNFQQLGLVVIDEQHRFGVEQRARLQQKGEQPHVLTMTATPIPRTLALTIHGDLDVSQIDELPPGRQKIQTTVLSGQQRNHAYDLIRREIAQGRQVYVVLPLVEESEKLDLRSAVDEHQKLQESVFPDFQVGLLHGRMSSSEKDESITKFRDNQTQVLVSTTVVEVGVDVPNATVMLIENAERFGLSQLHQLRGRVGRGAAQSYCLLMSSSRSPDAQQRLKVLEQSQDGFFISEMDMRFRGPGQVLGTRQSGVPDFTLASLVDDEEVLLLARQAAEKIIEMDATLERWYLMKEELKYRYERLMGGAILT